A single region of the Pyricularia oryzae 70-15 chromosome 4, whole genome shotgun sequence genome encodes:
- a CDS encoding taurine catabolism dioxygenase TauD has protein sequence MAAAAVLTPAAQPDIQYAPDIEKWHQRTAKRFREENDRLQKTLPEGFPAQLQGSLVWEGKTVGQSYDWTYVLNEEQLAEIDDAVRHFKSLNLPLGHIDAATFPLPKTRPELRRLSRELHDGHGFFVIRGVDVDRHTREENIIIYAGVSSHIAAVRGRQDSTFNGTKADVVLSHIKDLTLQLQQQQEARAAKISIGSPAYTADKQVFHTDSGDIVSLFALGEAAEGGASKLASTWRVYNELARTRPDLIHTLAADWPLENFDKSTSERYFSRPLVYHQPASEKQPERILLQYARRYLVGFGALPRSADVPPITEAQAEALDALHFLGERFHVATDFRKGDMQYVNNLAVFHARDGFRDTVDKQRHLVRLWLRDPENAWQTPERLRTRWSRLYDGVTPESQVLPLEPFVRGASNGADRVNK, from the exons atggctgctgctgcagtgCTCACCCCAGCCGCGCAGCCCGATATTCAATACGCCCCGGACATTGAGAAATGGCACCAACGTACAGCCAAGAGGTTTAGAGAAGAAAATGACCGTTTGCAGAAAACCCTGCCCGAGGGGTTTCCTGCTCAGTTGCAGGGTAGCCTGGTCTGGGAAGGTAAAACCGTTGGGCAGTCCTACGACTGGACTTATGTTTTGAACGAGGAGCAGCTAGCAGAAATAGACGATGCCGTGAGGCACTTTAAAT CTCTAAACCTACCCCTGGGCCACATTGATGCTGCTACATTCCCACTGCCCAAAACCCGGCCTGAGCTGCGTCGGCTGTCCCGGGAGCTGCACGACGGCCACGGCTTCTTTGTGATCCGCGGCGTCGACGTGGACCGGCACACGCGCGAGGAGAACATCATCATCTACGCCGGCGTCTCCTCTCACATTGCGGCCGTCAGGGGTCGCCAGGACTCGACCTTCAACGGCACCAAAGCCGACGTGGTCCTGTCGCACATCAAGGATCTGACGCTGcagctccagcagcagcaggaggcGCGGGCCGCCAAGATCAGCATAGGAAGCCCCGCCTACACGGCAGACAAGCAGGTCTTTCACACCGACAGCGGCGACATCGTCTCGCTGTTCGCCCTGGGGGAGGCTGCCGAGGGTGGCGCGAGCAAGCTGGCGAGCACGTGGAGGGTCTACAACGAGCtggcgaggacgaggccgGATCTCATCCACACGCTGGCTGCTGATTGGCCGCTTGAAAA TTTCGACAAATCAACCAGCGAGCGCTACTTCTCCAGGCCGCTCGTCTACCACCAGCCCGCGTCCGAGAAGCAGCCGGAGCGGATCCTGCTGCAGTACGCCCGCCGGTACCTGGTCGGGTTCGGCGCCCTGCCGCGCAGCGCCGACGTCCCGCCCATCACCGAAGCGCAGGCCGAGGCCCTGGACGCGCTGCACTTTCTCGGCGAGCGCTTCCACGTCGCCACTGACTTTCGCAAGGGCGACATGCAGTACgtcaacaacctggccgtctTTCACGCCCGGGACGGGTTCAGGGATACGGTGGATAAGCA ACGGCACCTCGTTCGCCTGTGGTTGCGTGACCCCGAAAACGCCTGGCAGACGCCCGAAAGACTGCGCACGCGTTGGAGTAGACTGTACGATGGCGTTACTCCCGAGTCGCAGGTGCTGCCCTTGGAGCCTTTTGTGAGAGGCGCCAGCAACGGTGCAGACAGGGTCAACAAGTAG
- a CDS encoding high-affinity methionine permease, whose product MAIKFWSRSATAADATAAADQSDSEPSVVHDGELAYTRVKAGNGSSAAYQEAVGAPVESKSPLGYHVGWMTIIFLNVNQMIGTGIFSTPATVLNRTGSVGLALIYWLIGVIMAIAGVCIYLELASYFPNRSGGEVVYLEQAYPRPKHFFPIAFAVQSVILSFSSSNAIVLSRYVWRIAGTTPTEWEMRGVAIAAYTLAVVCVVAHNKYSLWATNVIGALKIATLVFISITGFVILGGNVGRIPDPHRNFRNAFEGTTTDGNSLSVALVNIVFSYTGYSNAFNMVNEIRNPIPKLKKYATASVLIVSVLYMLCNVAYFAAVSKSEFAASKEIAAAVFFTTVFGRGGAETALNVLVLLSAFGNLLAVLIGSSRMIREIGRQGVLPYTEFWVSTRPFGTPLGPYLLKWAVTFIMIVAPPAGDAFQFVVSLKTYPDGVFHLAMAIGVYLIRRRRKRAGMGKTEFQAWDVVVVFFILLQVYIIAMPWWPPKGGIYAGEVSFFYATYCLVGIAILITCGIYYYFWMTLLPKWRGYRIRTEIQNVDEGSGANTHRLVRVPLANLDEWDATHDEAGFLRRRPAAAAAAQRTASDTSSRNEGIDGVDGKDVVVPGKQAY is encoded by the exons ATGGCCATCAAGTTCTGGTCTAGAAGCGCCACGGCGGCCGATGCGACGGCGGCTGCCGACCAGTCCGACTCGGAGCCGTCTGTGGTTCACGATGGTGAGCTTGCTTACACGAGGGTCAAGGCCGGTAATGGCTCGAGTGCCGCGTACCAGGAGGCCGTCGGTGCTCCGGTCGAGAGCAAATCACCGCTGGGTTATCATGTGGGCTGGATGACCATTATTTTCCTCAATGTCAACCAGATGATTGGCACGGGGATATTTTCCACCC CTGCAACCGTCCTCAACAGGACCGGCTCGGTCGGTCTGGCCTTGATCTACTGGCTCATCGGAGTCATCATGGCCATTGCCGGCGTCTGCATCTACCTGGAGCTTGCATCGTACTTCCCCAACcgcagcggcggcgaggtGGTGTACCTGGAGCAAGCCTACCCGCGCCCCAAGCACTTCTTCCCCATCGCCTTTGCCGTGCAGTCCGTCATCCTGTCCTTCAGCTCGTCCAACGCCATCGTGCTGTCGCGGTACGTTTGGCGCATCGCCGGCACCACCCCGACCGAGTGGGAGATGAGGGGCGTCGCCATCGCCGCCTACACGCTGGCCGTCGTCTGCGTCGTGGCGCACAACAAGTACTCGCTCTGGGCCACCAACGTGATCGGCGCGCTCAAGATTGCCACGCTCGTCTTCATCAGCATCACCGGCTTTGTCATCCTCGGCGGCAACGTCGGCCGCATCCCGGACCCGCACCGCAACTTCCGCAACGCCTTTGAGGGCACCACGACGGACGGCAACAGCCTGTCGGTGGCGCTGGTGAACATTGTGTTTTCCTACACGGGCTACTCCAACGCCTTCAACATGGTCAACGAGATCCGGAACCCGATCCCCAAGCTCAAAAAGTACGCCACCGCCTCCGTTCTCATCGTGTCGGTGCTCTACATGCTCTGCAACGTTGCATACTTTGCCGCCGTGTCAAAGTCCGAGTTCGCCGCCTCGAAAGaaatcgccgccgccgtcttcTTCACCACGGTGTTTGGCAGGGGCGGCGCCGAGACCGCGCTCAACGTCCTGGTCCTGCTCAGCGCCTTTGGCAACCTGCTGGCGGTGCTCATCGGCTCCTCCCGCATGATCCGCGAGATTGGCAGACAGGGCGTGCTGCCCTACACCGAGTTTTGGGTGTCGACCAGGCCGTTCGGCACGCCGCTCGGCCCCTATCTGCTCAAGTGGGCCGTGACCTTTATCATGATCGTCGCACCGCCCGCCGGCGACGCCTTCCAGTTCGTCGTCAGCCTCAAGACGTACCCGGACGGCGTCTTCcacctggccatggccattggTGTCTATCTGATCCGCCGCCGCAGAAAGAGAGCAGGCATGGGCAagaccgagttccaggcctgggacgtcgtcgtcgtcttcttcaTCCTGCTGCAGGTCTACATCATTGCCATGCCGTGGTGGCCGCCAAAGGGAGGCATCTACGCCGGCGAAGTCAGCTTCTTTTACGCCACGTACTGTCTCGTCGGTATCGCCAT TCTCATCACATGCGGCATCTACTACTACTTCTGGATGACGCTCCTCCCCAAGTGGCGAGGCTACCGCATCCGGACCGAGATCCAAAACGTCGACGAGGGCTCCGGCGCCAACACCCACCGGCTCGTGCGCGTGCCCCTGGCGAACCTGGACGAGTGGGACGCGACGCACGACGAGGCGGGATTCCTGCGTCGACGGccggccgctgccgctgcagCTCAGAGGACCGCGTCTGATACTTCTTCGCGCAACGAGGGCATCGATGGCGTCGACGGCAAGGATGTGGTCGTCCCTGGAAAGCAAGCCTACTAA
- a CDS encoding beta-lactamase domain-containing protein: MHFSTFTSLAVILGAGVPSLACGISRAADQGPGPSLSLSRRHLRMSKRQTRPPGTDPLKTLRILNPYPGIFAYYDGRTGERFHSDQGNWLDDGAFTLGVATYSIVSGDTALLYDAAITEPHAEAMITHLKSMGVTKTTTVYSHFHTDHVAGAGALQRAGTNFTGHELTVSTLKNRAASYAALDPPIPKVFPPTTTYKDVATVQVGDRTVEMHHFHVHTTDGTVLYLPQEKILFAGDTLEDTATFIAEPDSIGTHITELQRMATLPIDKILPAHGSPDRIAAGGYGPEFINATVRYLNAVNSPVARPPAWSQKLQEVVKDDVAAGNLIYFAQYEEVHQSNVQSIQRVRRGGGQE; this comes from the coding sequence ATGCACTTCTCCACATTCACGTCACTGGCTGTGATTCTGGGCGCCGGCGTCCCCTCTTTAGCATGCGGAATCAGCAGAGCTGCCGACCAAGGTCCTGGTCCCAGTCTCAGTCTCTCTCGGCGTCACCTCAGAATGTCAAAACGGCAGACGCGCCCGCCGGGGACTGATCCTCTCAAGACTCTCCGCATCCTCAACCCATATCCCGGAATCTTTGCCTACTACGACGGCCGCACCGGCGAAAGATTCCATTCGGATCAGGGGAATTGGCTCGACGATGGCGCCTTTACGCTGGGAGTTGCCACGTACTCGATCGTGTCAGGCGACACGGCTCTCCTCTACGATGCCGCCATCACGGAGCCGCACGCAGAGGCCATGATCACGCACCTGAAATCGATGGGCGTCACCAAAACGACCACGGTCTACAGCCACTTCCACACGGACCATgttgccggcgccggcgccttGCAGCGCGCGGGCACAAACTTCACCGGCCACGAGCTCACGGTCAGCACGCTGAAGAATCGGGCTGCGAGCTACGCGGCTCTGGACCCGCCCATCCCAAAGGTCTTCCCGCCGACCACCACGTACAAGGACGTGGCGACGGTGCAGGTCGGCGACCGCACGGTAGAGATGCACCACTTCCACGTGCACACCACCGACGGGACGGTCCTCTACCTTCCCCAGGAGAAGATACTCTTTGCCGGAGACACCCTCGAGGACACGGCCACCTTTATCGCAGAGCCCGACTCCATCGGCACCCACATCACGGAGCTCCAGCGCATGGCGACGCTGCCCATCGACAAGATCCTGCCGGCCCACGGCAGCCCGGACCGCATAGCTGCCGGCGGCTACGGGCCCGAGTTTATAAACGCTACCGTCCGGTATCTCAACGCCGTGAATTCTCCGGTCGCCAGGCCACCTGCGTGGAGTCAGAAGCTGCAGGAGGTGGTCAAGGATGACGTCGCTGCCGGAAATCTGATTTACTTTGCGCAGTATGAGGAAGTGCACCAGTCGAATGTGCAAAGCATACAGCGAGTGAGAAGAGGCGGGGGTCAGGAGTGA